DNA sequence from the Pseudomonas fluorescens Q2-87 genome:
AGCTGTATCGCCATTTCATCGCGGTATCGAGCAACAATGCGGCCGCGGTGGCCTTTGGTATCCGCGAAGAAAACATCTTCCCGATGTGGGATTGGGTCGGCGGGCGCTACTCGCTGTGGTCGGCCATTGGCCTGCCGATTGCCCTGGCCATCGGCATGTCGAACTTCAAGGAACTGCTGTCCGGCGCCTATTCAATGGACCAGCACTTCCAGAGCGCACCGTTCGAACAGAACATGCCGGTGCTGTTGGCCCTGCTGGGCGTGTGGTACGGCAACTTCTGGGGCGCGCAAAGCCACGCGATCCTGCCGTATGACCATTACCTGCGTAACATCACCAAGCATTTGCAGCAGCTGGACATGGAATCCAACGGCAAAAGCGTCCGCCAGGACGGCACGCCGGTGTCCACCGACACGGGTCCGGTAATATGGGGCGGCGTCGGCGCCAACGGCCAGCACGCCTACCATCAGTTGCTGCACCAAGGCACCCAGTTGATCCCAGCTGATTTCATCGTGCCGATCGTCAGCTTCAACCCGGTCTCCGACCACCACCAGTGGCTGTACGCCAACTGCCTGTCCCAGAGCCAGGCGCTGATGCTGGGCAAGACCCGCGCCGAAGCCGAAGCCGAGCTGCGTGACAAGGGGGCGAGCGAAGAAGAGGTACAGAAACTGGCCGCCCACAAAGTGATCCCGGGCAACCGTCCGAGCAACACCTTGGTGGTCGAACGCATCAGCCCCCGTCGCCTCGGCGCCCTGGTGGCGCTGTATGAACACAAGGTGTTCGTGCAGAGCGTGGTGTGGGGCATCAATGCCTTTGACCAATGGGGCGTGGAGTTGGGCAAAGAGCTGGGCAAGGGCGTCTACAACCGCCTGGTGGGCAGCGAAGAAAGCCTGGCCGAAGACGCTTCGACCCAAGGCTTGATCAACTACTTCCGTGGGCGTCATCGCGGCTGATTGCATCTCGCTCCTGCGTACCCCTGTGGGAGCGAGATCGCTCGCGAAGGCGGCGTGTCAGACACATTGATGTCAACTGACACATCGCCTTCACGAGCAAGCCCGCTCCCACAGTTGTTTGTGCATGACTTGAACCCTCCGGCTACTCGGCGCATCTTTATGACTTGTCGCAAGAACAAGAATAAGGAACCGTCATGTTCGATATCAGCCAGTACCCCCAAGCCGATGCCGTCCGCCGGGCTGCGCAACTGAGTCAGGACGAGTACCAGCGGCTCTATAAAGAATCCATCGAACACCCCAGCGCCTTCTGGGCCGAGCAGGCCACGCGCTTTCTCGACTGGATGACGCCCTGGCAAACCGTCCAGCGCTATGACCTCAAGAATGGTGACGCCAGCTGGTTCGCCGGTGGCAAGCTCAACGTCAGCGCCAACTGCATCGACCGCCACCTGGACAGCCGTGGCGACCAGATAGCGATTATCTGGGAAGGCGACAACCCCGCCGAATCGGCGCAAATCACTTACCGAAAACTGCACAACCATGTTTGCCGCCTGGCCAACGTGCTGAAAAGCCGTGGCGTGAAGAAAGGCGACCGGGTCTGCATCTACATGCCGATGATCCCGGAGGCCGCCTACGCCATGCTCGCCTGTACCCGGATCGGCGCGGTGCATTCGGTGGTGTTCGGCGGCTTCTCGCCGGATTCCCTGCGCGACCGGATTCTCGACGCCGATTGCCGCACCGTGATCACCGCCGACGAAGGCGTGCGCGGCGGGCGCTTCATACCGCTCAAGCGCAACGTCGACAAGGCGCTGGAAAGCTGCCCGAACGTCAGCACCGTGCTGGTGGTCGAGCGCACCCAAGGCGAAGTGAACTGGGTCGAAGGCCGTGACCTCTGGTATCACCAGGCCATGCACGAGATGAGCGACGACTGCTCGCCCGAGCCGATGGATGCCGAGGATCCGCTGTTCATCCTCTATACCTCCGGCAGCACCGGCAAGCCCAAAGGCGTGCTGCACACCACCGGCGGCTACCTGCTGCAAGCAGCGATGACCTTCAAGTACGTGCTCGACTACCGCGACAACGAAGTGTTCTGGTGTACCGCCGACGTCGGCTGGGTCACCGGCCACAGCTACATCGTCTACGGTCCGCTGGCCAACGGCGCCACCACGCTGATTTTCGAAGGGGTGCCGAGCCATCCCAGCAGCGCGCGCTTCTGGCAGGTCATCGACAAGCATCAGGTCAATATTTTCTACACCGCGCCGACTGCCCTGCGCGCGCTGATGCGCGAAGGGGCCGGACCGTTGCAGGAGACGTCGCGCAAAAGCCTGCGCTTGCTCGGCAGTGTCGGTGAGCCGATCAACCCGGAGGCGTGGGAATGGTATTTCAACGTGGTTGGCGAACAGCGCTGCCCGATTGTCGATACTTGGTGGCAGACCGAAACCGGCGGCATCATGCTCAGCCCGCTGGTGAGTGCACCGCGGCTCAAGCCGGGCTGCGCCACGCGGCCGATGTTCGGCGTGCAGCCAGTACTGCTGGATGAAGTGGGCAAGGAAATCCACGGTGCCGGCAGCGGCGTGCTGGCGATCAAGTCCAGTTGGCCAGCGCAGATTCGCAGCGTCTATGGCGATCATCAACGCATGGTCGACACCTACTTCAAGCCCTACCCCGGTTATTACTTCACCGGCGATGGTGCCCGTCGCGACGAAGACGGCGATTACTGGATCACCGGGCGCATCGACGATGTGATCAACGTCTCCGGGCATCGCATCGGCACTGCGGAGGTGGAAAGCGCCCTGGTATTGCACGACAACATCGCCGAAGCGGCAGTGGTTGGCTACCCCCACGACCTCAAGGGCCAGGGCATCTATGCCTTCGTCACCCCAATGGACGGTGTGGAAGCCAACGATGAGTTGAAAAAGGAACTGCTTGCCCATGTCAGCAAGGAAATCGGCAGCTTCGCCAAACCGGAACTGATCCAGTGGGCTCCGGCGCTGCCCAAGACCCGTTCGGGCAAGATCATGCGGCGCATCCTGCGCAAGATCGCCTGCAACGAGCTCGACAGCCTCGGCGACACCTCGACCTTGGCCGATCCAAGTGTGGTGGAGGGGCTGATCGATAAGCGCCTGAATCGTTAGAAAGGCAACGCAATACACCCGTGGCGAGGGAGCTTGCTCCCGCTGGAGTGCGTAGCGCTCCCAAAAATGATGGGGCCGCTGCGCAGCCCAGCGGGAGCAAGCTCCCTCGCCACAGGTCGGTGCTCGGCTTCACATGCGTATGCAATCCCCAACCCGGGTTTGCATAACTGTTAAACTCCCGCGCCTCATTTCTCTAAGGCGCGCCCGGCATGTCTTCCTTGAATCAGGCGCTGCGCGCCGCCCTCGATCAGCGTCAGGACCTGCTTGGCCAATTGCACCAGCAAGGCACCGACTGCTATCGCCTGTTCCACGGTAGCCAGGAAGGCGCGCCCGGCCTGACCGTCGACCGCTACGGCCCGCAACTGCTGGTTCAAAGCTTCCACCAATCGCTGGAGCGCGAGGCCTTGTTGCAACTGCACGGCATCGTCAATGAATGCCTGGGCCTGGACACCTTGCTGGTCTACAACGACCGTGCCCGGGGCAATTCGCGCATCGACCGCCAGGACACCGTCTACCAGGCCGACGAAGCCGCCCTGCAAGACCTGGTCGGCCATGAATGGGGTTTGAACTACCGGGTACGTGGACGCCACGCCGGGCAGGACCCGCTGTTGTTTCTTGACCTGCGCAACGCTCGCGGCTGGGTCAAGCAACACAGCCGCAACAAGAGCGTCCTGAATCTGTTTGCCTACACCTGCGGCGTCGGCTTGAGCGCGGCGGCCGGCGGCGCGCGGGAAGTGTGCAACCTGGACTTCGCCGAAGGCAACCTGGCGGTGGGTCGTGAAAACGGCCTGCTCAACCCCGATTTGCCGCCCATGGCGTTCGTGCAATCGGATTACTTCCCGGCGATCTGCCAACTGGCCGGCCTGCCCATCAGCCAGCGACGCGGGCAAAAACTGCCCAGCTATGTGCGTCTGGAGCAACGCCAATACGACTTGGTGCTGCTCGATCCGCCAGCCTGGGCCAAGAGCGCTTTCGGCACTGTCGACCTGCTGCGCGATTATCAGAGCCTGCTCAAGCCGGCACTGCTCACCACGGCGCAGGACGGTGTGCTGATCTGCTGCAACAACCTGGCAAAAGTCTCCATGGACGACTGGCGCGAGCAAGTGTTGCGTTGCGCCGAAAAGGCCGGCCGCCCGGTACGCGAATGGAGCGTGTTGACACCCGGCAGTGATTTCCCCTCTTTGGACCAACAGCCGCCACTCAAGACTTTGGTGCTTCAGCTCTAAGCCAGCCTCAGAACTCCTACGCGGAAAACGGACAAATCTGTTAAATCACAGTGGCTTCGGAACCGTAAACGCGTGCCATACTCCAAGGCATTCCGAATTCACATTAGATGAAGCCGCACATGCCCAAAGGATTGATTCGCGCTTTTGCCGCCCTGTTGACCGCACTGGCCCTCTACAGCCTGCTGGGCTTTCTGATATTACCGGGCGTTGCCTTGCGGATCGCCAATCAGCAACTGGCCGAGCGTGCCAACGTGCCGGCCCACATCCAGCGCATCGAACTCAATCCGTTCAGCCTTGAAGTCACGCTCTGGGGCCTGAATATAGGCGAACCGGGCAAGGAACAGGTCGGCTTCGAACGCCTGTACGCCAACCTGCAGCTCAACAGCCTGTGGTCCGGGGCCCTGCACCTGGCCGACATCGAACTGGACAAACCCAAGACCGACGTGGTGTTCGCCAAGGACGGTCAGTTGAATCTGTTGGGCCTGTTCAAATTGCCGGCCAGCGAACCGACTCCCGCCGATCCAGAAACCAAGCCGTTCCCGCTGCGGGTCGATCGAATCAAGCTGGCCGGCGGGTATGTGCATTTCGAGGACCTGCGCCCCAGCGAGCCCATCGAATTTCTTTACGACACCCTCGATTTCGAGCTGAAGAACCTCAGCACACTGCCTGACGACAACGCCGACATGACCCTTGTGGCCGTAGGCCCTCAAGGTGGGCAGATCGACTGGACCGGCAACTTCAGCCTTTCGCCGATCGCTTCCGAGGGCAAGCTCAAGATTACCGACGGCCAGATGAAAGCCTGGTGGCCCTACGTGCGCGATGCGGTGCCGTTGGTGTTGGAGAATGGCGTGCTGAACCTCAGCACCGACTACAAGCTCAACCTGGCCAAGGGCACTGAACTGCTGCTCAGCAACGCGGCGGTCAGCGTCGCGCCTTTTGCCATGAAGGCCCCGGATGGCCGCCCCTTGGTGAAACTCGAACGCCTGGATGTGAGCGAAACCACGGTCGACCTCGCCAAGCAACAAGTGGTAGTGGGCAAGATCCGCAGCCAGAAACTTGAAACCTGGGCAGCTCTTGAGGCCGATGGGCAACTGGACTGGCAAAAGCTTTTCGCCAGCCAACCGACCAAACCGCAGGCCAAGGCCGAACCGGCATCAGCCCCGGCAGTCGCCGACTCGCCTAAAGCCAAACCCGAAACAGCCAGTAAACCGTGGCAGGTGTTGTTGAAGGATGTGCAACTGCGCAATTACCAGGTGCACCTGGCCGACCGAAAGGCGCAGCCGGCCGTGGCGTTGGAAGTGGGTCCGCTGAACCTCGACCTGCAGAACTACGACACCCTCAATGGCTCGCCCTTTACGCTCAAGCTGGATACCGGAGTGGGTAAACAGGGCAAGCTCCTGGCCGACGGCGAGGTCAACCTGAACCCGATCACCGCTCGGCTCAAGGTCAAGACCCAGGACATCGACCTGCGCGTCGCCCAGTCGTACATCAACCCGTTCATTCGCCTGGAACTGCGCTCCGGTATGCTCGGCAGCGACCTGGTGGTCGATCTCAAGAGCACCGAGCCGCTGGCCTTTGCCGTCACCGGCCGCGCCCAGGTCGATCAGTTGCACACCCTCGATACTTTAAAGACTCGCGACTTCCTCAAGTGGCAGAGCCTGGTCCTCGAGGGCCTCAATTATCAGCACGGCGACAGCCTGTCCATCGACAAGGTCAACCTGTTCCAGCCTTATGCGCGCTTCATGATCAACGACGACCGCACCACCAACGTCGATGACCTGCTGATCCCACAACCGGCCGACGCCGCCTCGAAACCCGCCGCGGCGAAACCTGCATCCCAGGAAAAACCGCTGGGTATCCACGTCGGCGGCATCGCCATCAATGACGGTTCGGCCAACTTTGCCGACTTCAGCCTGACGCCCAACTTCGCCACGGCCATCCAACAGCTCAACGGCCAGATCGGTACCATCGACAGCCGCCAGGCCAAACCGGCCACCGTCGACGTGAAGGGCAAGGTCGACCGCTACGCACCTGTCACCATCAAGGGCGCCGTGAACCCCTTCGATCCGATGGCCAGCCTCGATATCGCCACCAGTTTCAAACGGGTCGAGCTCACCACCCTGACGCCCTACTCCGGCAAATTCGCTGGCTATCGCATCCGCAAGGGCCGGCTCAACCTCGATCTGCATTACCGCATCACCAAGGGCCAGCTCCAGGCGGAAAACAAAGTCGTGGTCGAACAGCTGCAACTGGGGGAAAAGGTCGACAGCCCGGACGCCGTGAGCCTGCCCCTGAAACTGGCCGTCGCGCTGCTCAAGGATTCCGAGGGCAAGATTTCCATCGAACTGCCGGTGACCGGCAACCTCAACGACCCGCAATTCAGCGTGATGCCAATTGTCTGGCAGACCCTGCGCAACCTTTTGGTACGAGCGGCCGAGGCGCCGTTCAAACTCATCGGCGGGCTGGTGTCTGGCGGCGGTTCCGAGGATTTGGGTAGCGTGGCGTTCGCCCCGGGTTCCAGCGACCTGAGCAAGGACAACGAAGGCGTGCTGCTCAAGCTGTCCGAGGCCTTGGGCAAACGCCCCGAACTGCGCCTGGAGATCGAAGGCACCGCCGCTGCAAGTAGTGACGGTCCACTGCTCGCCGCCCAGCGCCTGGAGCGTGAGTACCAGTACAACTACTACAAAATGCTGCAGCGCCGAGGCGATAAGGTCCCGGCCAAGGCTTCGCTGCTCGAAGTACCGGAGGATGAAAAGGCTCCGCTGCTGGAAGGCATCTACCGCACTCGCTTGAAAAACCAGCCACCGGCCGAATGGACGCAACTGGATAAGAAGGCCCGTATCGAGAAACTGCGTGAAGGGGTCATCAAGTTCTGGAGCGGCAGTGATGTGCTGCTGCGCGAACTGGGCCAGGAGCGAGCCAGCAGCATCAAGGATTTCCTGGTGGACAAGGGCAAGCTGGCCGACGACCGCGTGTACTTCATCGATGCCAGCCTCGGCGAGGCCGAAAGCGACGGGCGTGTGATTACGCCACTGCATCTGGATGCGGAATAATGAAAGGCTTGTATGGGCTTTGCCTGGGCCTGACGCTCGTTGCGGGCCAGGCAGTTGCCGCCGATACCCTGCGCTGCGGCAGCCAGTTGATCAGCGTTGGTGACCGCTCCAGCGAGGTGCTGCAAAAATGCGGACAGCCCGTGGCGCGGGATGACCTGGGCTACAAGCGCAGCGTCAATCGCCGGGAAGAATACCCGGTGGAGGAATGGACCTACGGGCCCAACAGCGGCATGTACCAGTACCTGCGTTTCGAAGGGAATCGGCTGGTGCAGATCACCAGCAAGCGCGGGCGCTAATCCTCACCCAAGCCATCCGGTGACCGCAGCGCCGCCTTCGCGAGCAAGCTCGCTCCCACAGTAGACCGGGTTCATTCAGGCAGAACGCGATCAACTGTGGGAGTAGTCCGGGTTCGTTCAGGAAGAATGCGATTACTGTGGGAGCGAGCTTGCTCGCGAAAGAGGCAACTCGGTTTGCGAGCATGCCGCCGCTCAGGTCTTTGCATCCCGGAATAGAACAGGCCCCCGGCACGAATGCAGGGGGCCTGTAATGGCCACGTCCGTATGGCCTTTCGCATGAACTCCAAAGCAACGGCAAACGTATGACTCAGCCCGCTTGCCGTGCCTTCTCCCGGTCCAGGCGAGAAGTCTTGAGCCTTATTCGGCTTTCAGGCCGTCAGCCGATACGGCTTTCACGCCTTTGATCTTCTTGGCGATTGCCACGGCAGTGGTCTTTTGCGCCTGAGTCACGGCAACAGTGGACGACAAGGACACAACGCCTTTGTTGGTTTCGACTTTGATATCGGTACCTGGGATGCCTTTTTCGGTAACCAGGTCAGCCTTGACCTTGGTGGTGATCCAGGTATCGGAGGTTTCTTCCTTGGCCTTGGTCACTTCGCCCGCAGCCAGCATCATTGGCGCCTGAGTTGCTTGAGTGGTCTCGGCGAATGCGCTAGCCATGGTCAGGGTCAGTGCGGTAGCAGCGGCGGCAGTGATAGCGAACTTCTTCATACGAGTAACTCCTGTTTTTCTCAGAAACTGCCGGCAGTGCTTCCCGGCAGGGTTATCAGGAGTAGTGCGAAGGCTGTGCCAGTTTTTTAACAGGTATTAAATACTTTAAAATCAATAAGTTAAGCGAAGCGGCAATTTCCATCATCGTGCAATATGCATGAAGCGGTCATTTGGGACATGCAACTTGCGGGTTTTGGCGTCGCACTAAGCCTATGAATTTTGGTGATTTATATTAATGAGGGAGCATGCTCCCTCATTCTTATCGAATATCAGACACCGGGGCACCCGGCCGGCAAGAATTCCTTGGGTGCATTAGAGGCACACGTCCAGGCGCCATTGGCATCACGACTGAGCGTGATGGTTTTACCCGTGACGGCAGCAGGTGCATTCGCCAGGGTGCAAACGATGGTGCCTGTTCCCGCCGCAGCGGTACCCGTCACTGCTATTGCGCAGTTACTGGTGGGCGTCGTTATGTTCATATTTGCCGCTGTTGGGCTAGTTCCCTGGTTCATCATGTCCTCGTAGGGCACTTTCAACGCCGAAATTTCCCCCAGCCCCGCAGTAGCCTTCGCCCGCGCCTGATACTTGGAATACTGCGGCAACGCAAAAGTCGCCAGAATGCCAATGATCGCCACGACGATCAGCAGCTCGATCAGGGTAAAACCATTTTGCTTGCTCATAGACATCTCCATAGCATGAGGCGAAATCTCATGACTTGAAGCGAGCTTTGCATGGCATGTGCCAACCTTCTCGCCCCCTGTCGACAGGGCTTGAAGCGGCCAGGAGCCCAACGTCCTCCCCCCACAACCGCACTATCTGACACTTTTTGTCACCCCACCCCGCTGGTTTGGCGCCGATGCTTGACTAGGCTATAAGTCATGAACTGTCTGCGTCCGGTATCCACATGAATGACATCGCCCTCAGCGGCTTGGCCAAGCAATTGGTATTGGCCGAACTGATCACCGAACAAACTGCGCAACAGGCCTACCAGCAGGCTCAACGCAATCGCGTGCCCCTGGTCAGTTACTTGGTACAGAACAAAATGGTCCAGAGCCGCCGGATCGCCGAAGTCGCCTCGGAACACTTCGGCGTAGCCCTCATGGACCTCAACAGCCTGGACAAGGAAGCCCAGCCCACTGGCCTGATCAGTGAAAAACTGATGCGCCAGCATCACGCCTTGCCGTTGTGGCGACGCGGCAACAAGTTATTCGTCGGCATCTGCGACCCGTCGAACGACCAGGCCATCAAGGACATTCAATTCAGCACCGGCCTGACCACCGAAGCGATCCTGGTGGAGGCCGACAAGCTCAGCGACGCCATCGACCGGTTCTTCGAATCCAGCAGCACGGGCCTTGAAGGCATGGGCGATGTCGATCTCGACGGCCTGGACATCGAGTCCGACGACGATCGCAAGCAGGACGCCATAGGGGGCCTGGACACTGACGACGCGCCGGTGGTGCGCTTCGTCAACAAGATGCTGCTGGATGCAATCAAGGGCGGTTCCTCCGACCTGCATTTCGAGCCTTACGAAAAAAGCTACCGGGTACGGGTGCGCACTGACGGTATGCTCCGGGAAGTGGCCAAGCCGCCGATCCAGTTGGCCACCCGTATCGCGGCCCGTCTCAAAGTCATGGCCAGCCTGGATATTTCCGAACGACGCAAACCCCAGGACGGCCGGCTGAAGATGCGCCTGTCGAAAACCAAATCCATCGATTTCCGGGTCAACACTCTACCTACGTTGTGGGGCGAAAAAGTCGTGATCCGGATCCTCGACCCATCCAGCGCGCAAATGGGCATCGATGCCCTGGGTTACGAACCGGACCAGAAAGACCTGTACATGGCCGCCCTCAAACAGCCACAAGGGCTGATCCTGGTCACCGGCCCGACCGGCTCGGGCAAGACCGTCTCGCTCTACACCGGCCTGAACATCCTCAACACCGTCGACATCAATATTTCCACCGCCGAAGACCCGGTGGAAATCAATATGGAAGGGATCAACCAGGTCAACGTGAACCCGCGCCAGGGCCTGGATTTCGCCCAAGCCCTGCGCTCGTTCCTGCGCCAGGACCCGGATGTGATCATGGTCGGGGAAATCCGCGACCTGGAAACCGCCGAAATCGCCATCAAGGCTGCCCAGACCGGTCACCTGGTACTTTCCACGCTGCACACCAACAGCGCCGCCGAAACCCTGATCCGTCTGCAGAACATGGGCATCCCGGGCTTCAACATCGCCACGGCGGTGCATCTGATCATCGCCCAACGGCTGGCCCGCAAGCTGTGCACCCATTGCAAGAAGACTATCGAGGTTCCCGAGGAAACCCTGCTCAAGGAAAGTTTCCCCCGGGAACGCATCGGCACATTCACGATCTATGAGCCGGTCGGTTGTGAACAGTGCAACCACGGCTACAAAGGGCGGGTGGGCGTCTACGAAGTGGTCAAGAACACGCCTGAACTGCAACGATTGATCATGGCCGAGGGCAACTCGCTGGAGATCGACCTGCAAATGCGCAAGGACGGCTTCAATGACCTGCGCACGTCGGGGCTGGTCAAAGTGATGCAGGGCGTCACCAGCCTGGAAGAAATCAACCGAGTCACCAAGGATTGAACATGGCCGTCAAGGCAGTCAAAACCGATGTCTACACGTGGGAAGGCAAGGACCGCAAAGGCACGAAAATGACTGGCGAGCTGACGGGCCAGAGCCCGGCCCTGGTCAAGGCACAACTGCGTAAGCAAGGCATCAATCCACAAAAGGTCCGCAAGAAATCCACCTCGATATTCAGCAAGGGCAAGCGCATCAAGCCGCTGGACATCGCTCTTTTCACTCGCCAGATGGCAACGATGCTCAAGGCCGGCGTGCCGTTGCTGCAAGCGTTCGACATCATCGGCGAAGGCTTCGATAACGCCAACATGCGCAAACTGGTGGACGAAGTGAAACAGGAAGTCGCCGCCGGCAACAGTTTCGCCGCGTCGCTGCGCAAATGCCCGCAATATTTCGATGATCTCTACTGCAACCTGGTGGACGCCGGTGAGCAGGCCGGCGCCCTGGATACGCTGCTGGATCGGGTCGCGACCTACAAGGAAAAGAGCGAGGCGCTGAAGGCCAAGATCAAGAAAGCCATGACCTACCCAGCGGCCGTGGTGGTGGTCGCGGCGGTGGTCACCGGCATCCTGCTGGTCAAAGTGGTGCCCCAATTCGAATCGGTCTTTTCAGGGTTCGGTGCACAACTGCCGGCCTTCACGGTGATGGTCATCGGCCTGTCGGAGTTCTTGCAGGAGTGGTGGTGGGTGGTGCTTGGCGGATTCGTGGGTACGTTTTTTGGGGTGAGATACGCCCTCAGACGCTCCCAGGCCTTTCGTGACTGGCGCGATAAATGGTTGCTCAAGCTGCCGCTGATTGGTGCCTTGATGTACAAATCCGCCGTGGCCCGCTATGCCCGCACGCTTTCCACCACCTTCGCCGCCGGCGTGCCGCTGGTGGAGGCGCTGGATTCAGTGTCGGGGGCCACCGGCAACGTGGTATTCAAACGCGCGGTACAACGCATTCGCCAAGATGTCTCGACCGGCATGCAGTTGAATTTTTCCATGCGTGCCTCGGGCATCTTTCCGAACCTGGCGATCCAGATGACCGCCATCGGCGAGGAATCCGGCGCACTGGACGACATGCTCGACAAGGTGGCGAGCTTTTATGAGGCCGAGGTGGACAATCTGGTGGACAACCTCACCAGCCTGATGGAACCCTTCATCATGGTGGTCCTGGGGGTGGTCGTCGGCGGCCTGGTGGTTGCCATGTACCTGCCCATCTTTCAACTCGGCTCTGCGATCTGACATGCCCCTGAGCGAATTCTTCCTGCTGTATCCCCTGGCTTTCGTACTCGTTGCGGCATTGCTCGGCCTGATCATCGGCAGCTTCCTCAACGTGGTGGTGTGGCGCCTGCCTAAGATGCTCAACCGCGAATGGCGCCTGCAAGCCCAAGACCTGCTGGGCCTGCCGGCCGAGACCCCTGGCCCGGTCTATAACCTGATGCTGCCGCATTCCCAATGCCCCCACTGCAACCATCGCATCCGGGCCTGGGAGAATATCCCGGTACTCAGCTACCTGCTGCTGCGCGGCC
Encoded proteins:
- a CDS encoding type II secretion system F family protein: MAVKAVKTDVYTWEGKDRKGTKMTGELTGQSPALVKAQLRKQGINPQKVRKKSTSIFSKGKRIKPLDIALFTRQMATMLKAGVPLLQAFDIIGEGFDNANMRKLVDEVKQEVAAGNSFAASLRKCPQYFDDLYCNLVDAGEQAGALDTLLDRVATYKEKSEALKAKIKKAMTYPAAVVVVAAVVTGILLVKVVPQFESVFSGFGAQLPAFTVMVIGLSEFLQEWWWVVLGGFVGTFFGVRYALRRSQAFRDWRDKWLLKLPLIGALMYKSAVARYARTLSTTFAAGVPLVEALDSVSGATGNVVFKRAVQRIRQDVSTGMQLNFSMRASGIFPNLAIQMTAIGEESGALDDMLDKVASFYEAEVDNLVDNLTSLMEPFIMVVLGVVVGGLVVAMYLPIFQLGSAI
- the pilB gene encoding type IV-A pilus assembly ATPase PilB, which encodes MNDIALSGLAKQLVLAELITEQTAQQAYQQAQRNRVPLVSYLVQNKMVQSRRIAEVASEHFGVALMDLNSLDKEAQPTGLISEKLMRQHHALPLWRRGNKLFVGICDPSNDQAIKDIQFSTGLTTEAILVEADKLSDAIDRFFESSSTGLEGMGDVDLDGLDIESDDDRKQDAIGGLDTDDAPVVRFVNKMLLDAIKGGSSDLHFEPYEKSYRVRVRTDGMLREVAKPPIQLATRIAARLKVMASLDISERRKPQDGRLKMRLSKTKSIDFRVNTLPTLWGEKVVIRILDPSSAQMGIDALGYEPDQKDLYMAALKQPQGLILVTGPTGSGKTVSLYTGLNILNTVDINISTAEDPVEINMEGINQVNVNPRQGLDFAQALRSFLRQDPDVIMVGEIRDLETAEIAIKAAQTGHLVLSTLHTNSAAETLIRLQNMGIPGFNIATAVHLIIAQRLARKLCTHCKKTIEVPEETLLKESFPRERIGTFTIYEPVGCEQCNHGYKGRVGVYEVVKNTPELQRLIMAEGNSLEIDLQMRKDGFNDLRTSGLVKVMQGVTSLEEINRVTKD